CGCACTCAGTCAAGCAGTGCTCGGTCAATTGAGTGAACTTTTGGACCAGTGGGAAAATAACGATGAAATCAAAGCAATCGTTTTGACTGGTGAAGGTCGGTTTTTCATTGCAGGAGCGGACATCAAAGAATTTACCCAACTGAATCGGGATAATGCAGAAGAAATGGCGAAGAAGGGTCAAGCATTGTTTAATCGCATGGAAACGTTCCCGAAGCCAATCATTGCAGCAATTAACGGCGCTTGCCTTGGTGGGGGACTGGAGCTTGCGTTGGCGTGCCATATCCGCTTGGCAGCACCTGAAGCCAAGCTCGGGTTGCCAGAGTTGAATCTCGGACTCATTCCAGGGTACGGGGGGACGCAACGTCTACCGCGTCTGGTTGGTCGAGGCAAAGCGACACAGATGATTCTCACATCAGAGATGATCGGTGGCGAGGAAGCATTGCGTATCGGTCTTGTGGAAGCGGTTTATCCCGTAGAGCAGTTGCTCGCAGAAGCACAAAAGCTGGCGGCTGTTTTCGCAAGTAAGAGCGCGATTACCCTGAAGTTTGCCCTAGCGTCCATCCATAACACAACGGAGCTGTCGCTGTCACAAGGCTTGGAGCAAGAAGCAAAGCTCTTTGGTGATGCTTTCGCGACGGAGGACGTAAAAGAAGGCGTGACTGCATTTCTCGAAAAGCGCAAGCCGCAATTCGCAGATCGGTAGTTA
This genomic stretch from Brevibacillus brevis harbors:
- a CDS encoding enoyl-CoA hydratase, translated to MASHWNVEIVDRVATVTISNPPANALSQAVLGQLSELLDQWENNDEIKAIVLTGEGRFFIAGADIKEFTQLNRDNAEEMAKKGQALFNRMETFPKPIIAAINGACLGGGLELALACHIRLAAPEAKLGLPELNLGLIPGYGGTQRLPRLVGRGKATQMILTSEMIGGEEALRIGLVEAVYPVEQLLAEAQKLAAVFASKSAITLKFALASIHNTTELSLSQGLEQEAKLFGDAFATEDVKEGVTAFLEKRKPQFADR